A part of Myxococcales bacterium genomic DNA contains:
- a CDS encoding AAA family ATPase: MSTIKPIKPLNYLLLRSKCDPNNFSFTSSADIPDLEEFVGQSRALDAARFGICIARDGFNIFALGPKGVGKLSIMQALLKQQAQSMPSPHDACYVHNFEKPNSPRLLLLPQGLGQKLSRDMSSLVEILKTSIPAIFDMKEFAQRIKEIDEKTQKKESSALKKLEDAAQQQDVAILRTAEGFVLAPTHNQELISEADFQKLPKEEREIREKNMEELRKQLTNYLNQISAWNKEHRKEVKEALKYFTMLQVGNSIDDIKKNYQHVPEVITYLEQVQKAILDNPTDFRKQTAGAAYLMAQEYESSSLNRYKVNVFVDNSKQSGAPVVYEDNPSVSNLVGQIDHISRLGALTTDFSLIKSGALQKANGGFLVLDAYKVLTQPFAWSVLKRSLRAKKIVTENINQMLGFLGSVTLEPEPLALQQKVILLGDRRTYYMLCQLDPEFLELFKVAADFDEEIDRNPKNEFLFAQLLKKLSKKENLKPLSKAAVAKMIEHGSRLKEDSQKISTHARKLSDLLHEADHYAQLEQSQNINELHVNKAIAQQEIRASRIKEKFFESIHRGIFMIDTNGKKIGQLNGLSYVLVGEHAFGHPMKITARVSAGKSQVVDIEREVKLGGPIHSKGVLILTGYLNGKFSKTEPSSLSASIVFEQSYGGVEGDSATAAEACALLSAIAQIPLSQSIAITGSMNQHGIIQPVGGINEKIEGFFDVVQKNGSKKGHGVIIPKANMDQLMLKEDVVKAAQKGLFNIYAIETIDEAIEILSGHPAGIINNRGNYPKNSFYQQVANALKDFNKKRGCSS; this comes from the coding sequence ATGAGCACTATTAAACCGATAAAACCTCTTAATTATTTATTATTACGCTCTAAATGTGACCCCAACAATTTTTCGTTTACAAGTTCTGCCGACATACCTGACTTGGAAGAGTTTGTCGGTCAATCACGAGCCCTTGATGCAGCCAGATTTGGTATATGCATAGCACGCGATGGATTTAATATTTTTGCCTTGGGACCTAAAGGTGTAGGCAAGCTTTCCATCATGCAGGCACTTTTAAAGCAGCAAGCCCAAAGCATGCCAAGCCCTCATGACGCCTGCTATGTGCACAATTTTGAAAAGCCCAACAGTCCTCGTCTCCTTCTATTGCCGCAAGGTCTTGGTCAAAAATTGTCACGAGATATGTCTTCACTTGTGGAAATTTTAAAAACTTCCATACCAGCTATTTTTGATATGAAAGAATTTGCTCAGCGCATCAAAGAAATCGATGAAAAAACTCAAAAAAAAGAATCGAGCGCTTTAAAAAAACTTGAAGATGCCGCCCAACAGCAAGACGTAGCTATTCTTCGCACCGCTGAAGGATTTGTATTAGCTCCCACGCACAACCAAGAACTTATTTCTGAAGCTGATTTTCAAAAACTTCCCAAAGAAGAACGAGAGATAAGAGAAAAAAATATGGAAGAGCTAAGAAAACAGCTCACCAATTATTTAAACCAAATTTCCGCCTGGAATAAAGAACACCGTAAAGAAGTAAAAGAGGCACTCAAATATTTCACCATGTTGCAAGTGGGAAATAGTATCGACGATATCAAAAAAAATTATCAACATGTGCCAGAGGTCATCACCTATTTGGAACAGGTTCAAAAAGCCATTTTGGATAACCCCACAGATTTTCGTAAACAGACTGCGGGAGCAGCATATTTAATGGCTCAGGAATATGAAAGCAGCTCTCTTAATCGCTATAAAGTCAATGTCTTTGTTGATAACAGCAAACAAAGCGGCGCACCTGTTGTCTATGAAGATAATCCAAGCGTAAGCAATCTTGTTGGTCAAATAGATCATATTTCAAGGCTTGGCGCTCTTACAACCGATTTCAGTTTGATAAAATCCGGCGCACTGCAAAAAGCCAATGGCGGTTTTCTTGTACTAGATGCCTACAAAGTACTTACTCAACCATTTGCTTGGAGTGTTTTAAAACGTTCACTGCGTGCTAAAAAAATTGTCACAGAAAATATTAACCAGATGCTGGGTTTTTTAGGCAGCGTAACTCTCGAACCAGAACCTTTAGCATTACAGCAAAAAGTTATTCTACTGGGAGATAGAAGAACCTATTACATGCTGTGCCAACTCGATCCGGAATTTTTAGAGCTTTTTAAAGTTGCAGCCGATTTTGATGAAGAGATCGATAGAAACCCAAAAAATGAATTTCTATTTGCTCAACTTCTAAAAAAATTATCCAAAAAAGAAAACTTAAAACCTCTGAGTAAAGCAGCTGTTGCCAAAATGATTGAGCATGGGTCACGATTAAAAGAGGACTCGCAAAAAATTAGCACCCATGCGCGCAAACTTTCTGATTTGTTGCATGAGGCTGATCATTATGCGCAGCTTGAACAAAGTCAAAACATCAATGAACTTCATGTAAACAAAGCTATTGCACAACAAGAAATACGAGCCTCTCGCATTAAAGAAAAATTTTTTGAAAGTATTCATCGCGGCATTTTTATGATCGATACCAACGGTAAAAAAATAGGACAACTTAATGGACTGTCTTATGTTTTGGTAGGAGAGCATGCCTTTGGTCATCCCATGAAAATTACCGCTCGAGTAAGTGCCGGAAAATCTCAAGTAGTCGATATTGAACGAGAAGTAAAACTCGGCGGACCAATTCATTCAAAAGGTGTGCTCATTTTAACCGGATATCTCAATGGAAAATTTTCTAAAACAGAACCAAGCTCTCTATCGGCCAGCATCGTCTTTGAACAAAGCTATGGAGGAGTAGAGGGAGATAGCGCCACGGCAGCCGAAGCATGCGCACTCTTATCAGCCATCGCACAAATTCCCCTCAGTCAATCAATAGCCATCACAGGCTCTATGAACCAACACGGAATTATTCAGCCGGTGGGAGGTATCAACGAAAAAATCGAAGGATTCTTTGACGTGGTACAAAAAAATGGATCTAAAAAAGGCCATGGAGTCATCATTCCCAAAGCCAACATGGATCAGCTCATGCTCAAAGAGGATGTGGTCAAAGCCGCGCAAAAAGGGCTATTTAATATTTACGCCATAGAAACCATTGACGAGGCCATCGAAATTCTAAGTGGTCACCCAGCTGGCATAATAAACAATAGAGGCAACTACCCAAAAAATAGTTTTTACCAACAAGTTGCCAACGCACTTAAAGATTTTAATAAAAAAAGGGGCTGTAGTAGCTAA